The genomic DNA CTCTGGCGTTTTTGGCTTGTCTGAAGTTTGTATTATCCGCTTGTTTCGTATCTACTTCAGGTTTTTGGGAAGTAGATTCAGGCGGCACTTCAGGCGATTCTGGCTGATGCCAGAGTTTATTAATTAGTCGGATGTAGATTAACACCATGACTCTTTTAGGGGTTAGAGGTTGTTGTCTCTTTCCCTCTCTCCATACATTTATACTACATAAATGCTACAAGTGATGTCAAGGGGTTTGGAAAAATTTTTTTTGAGGGTGTAAGTGCATGGTTTAGCAGCGCTTCTAGTTGGTTGCGGTAGATAGTAGATGGGTATATCCAGATGTAGCGATCGCCCTTCCGCTTTGCACAGTCGCAAGTCGCTTGAAGCAGAGGCGATCGCATACTTTGCAACAAGCTAGGAGTTGTTCAACACAAAACAGATGTTGCACAAAGCGATCGCCCCCCGTTCCCAATAAAAAAGGCGGGCAAGATGCCCGCCCTACAAAGTGTTTTGAATTGTATTACCTCAAAGAAGAGGTACAAACTTGAGAATCCTGCCAAAGCTTGAAGAGGAAGAATTCAGTGCGATCGCCTTCGCCTTCGCGCGACTTTCGCCTTCGGGCAAATGCGAAGGCTACTTGCTTTTCTTATCTAAATACCCTTTAAGACCAAAACCGCTCCCTAAACCACCTGCAAATGCAACGGTCAACTTCAGTAGCTCTCTATAAACTTCTACATCTTTATTGACTAAGAAAACCGTTAACAATCCAAAAAATATTAAAATTATAACCGTATTAATCAAAGTGTACTTTCTAGCTGCTTGAGCATCAGCAAACGTCCTTTCATCATCTTTTTCTACAATATCAAGTATTTTGGAAATATGCCCTTCATTAATTTTGTCTTGAAGCGGCGAGCCAAAAGGTGTAGAAATACGTTGCATTGAGAGGGTTGCTTGCATAACTCTCTTTACTTCTGGAGGAAGGTTTTCTAGTTCAGCAGTAATTTTGTCTAAATCTCCCCCTTCATCATCTTGTTCATCTCTTTTTTTATCGGGGGTTTCATCGGATGCAGGTTCTCGCTCTGACATACTATCTGCTCCTCAAAATACGAGAAAAATCTGCTTTATAAACAGATGCTTCCATCTCAGAAATATCTGATTCTAGTAAAATACATAATTTTGAACGCCAGAACTGCATAAGCTTACGTTCCAGAGCGTCTTGAACCCTTTCTTCTACTTCATTCTCGATAAATATTGAACAGGCGTACCTAACTAAATACTCAAATGTCTTATCGCTAATTTCTCCCTTTGCGTGCAAATAAGAAAAGTAAGACAAAGAACCCTTAAGGCTTTCTACATTCAAGCCCGTAAAATTATCTCGGCTTAATACTAAGTCTTTGTTTGAAGCAGATTTAGCTATTCTCGCGTTTCGTTTGTCTTGTACAAGCACAGGGATATTCCTCAACTCGTAAAAAAATTGTGGTAAATTACCCTACCTAAACTATTGTACTTTTAGATGGGCTAGGGGAATTAGTCTAGAAGAAAAGGGCGGGCAAGATGCCCGCCCTACAAAGTGTTTTGAAGTGTATTACCTCAAAGAAGAGGTACAAACTTGAGAATCCTGCCAAAGCTTGAAGAGGAAGAATTCAGTGCGATCGCTCATCGCCGTCACAAACACACCCTCTCCACACCCGGAACCTGCCGATAACCAAGTTCCATACAGACAGACTTCGACATACTCAGCATCGCAGACAGACATCTGAATAATTTCCGATCCTTCTCGTCGCGCCTCAATCTGCAACTGAGCTAGTTCTGGCAGATCCGCAGGCAGCAAAAACGAAGCCGTACTGGGTTGCACGCAGACGCCGTTTCCGACTCGTAGCGCCAGCATCACTCGCGCACTCACCCAATCTTCTAGAGATTGAGCCAGATGCTCTAAGTGAAATCCGGTTTCCATGTAAGTGAGTTTCAGCATATTCTGGTGTTTTCCCCCTATTCCAGGTGTTCTTGCTGCTCTTTCCAGAACTGTTCGGCAAACGCAACCGCTGGGTGCATTGGTGCTTTGGGCTGGCTAAGGAGTGGCATACCAGCTATAAGCGGCGTGCGATCGCCCTTTCGTTGGTTACACCTCTCGCAAGCTGTAACTACGTTATCCCATTTGTGTTTTCCACCCTTTGACACGGGAATGACGTGATCGATCGTCAGCTGTTTCGTGCTGCCGCAGTATTGGCAGGTGTGATGATCTCGCTTGAGCAGTTCGCGCCTATTGACTGGCGGCACTTTCCACACCCGTTCAGCGCCAGCTATCGTCAAGCGGATATGTTCTGGCACTTGGTAAACTACACTGGGCGATCGCACTGCTATCCCACTCCCACCCGCAAAATCAAGTGGTTCGGCTTTGCCAGTAACAATCAGAATAATTGCTCGTTTGATATTTACTCGACTGACTGGGAGGTAATTTCTAGAAAAAACCACCACCGATCGACCTAACACTTGAGTTGCGCTTGTCACGACTAGGCTCCTTATACAAGAACCCCCGCTTCTACTTAGTAGAAGCGGGGGCTGGAAAAACTTTTTCAGTCTTCTCGTCCTATGTTTGTACAGCTACTATGCGCCTGTACTTCCCGCTTCGCTCGTCTATATGCGGATCTGCTGCTTGCAGATCCTTTCTACCGTCTAGATTATTGCCAATATTTTTAAATTCCTCTGGTAAGCCCTGCCCTCCTATAAATACATACTCCACGCCCATAGCCGCTGATTCCCAACTGCATGAGCGGCTGGCCAAATAATGACTGGGGTTGGAGTAGGTAGGTCGAAGGTTCACTGAAGGCTACTTTAAAAGATAAAGATCAAGGTGACTTTTTAAATACTACACTGATATTACAACCCTGTCCACT from Microcoleus sp. FACHB-831 includes the following:
- a CDS encoding alr0857 family protein — translated: MLKLTYMETGFHLEHLAQSLEDWVSARVMLALRVGNGVCVQPSTASFLLPADLPELAQLQIEARREGSEIIQMSVCDAEYVEVCLYGTWLSAGSGCGEGVFVTAMSDRTEFFLFKLWQDSQVCTSSLR
- a CDS encoding HNH endonuclease, with protein sequence MTSATQVLGRSVVVFSRNYLPVSRVNIKRAIILIVTGKAEPLDFAGGSGIAVRSPSVVYQVPEHIRLTIAGAERVWKVPPVNRRELLKRDHHTCQYCGSTKQLTIDHVIPVSKGGKHKWDNVVTACERCNQRKGDRTPLIAGMPLLSQPKAPMHPAVAFAEQFWKEQQEHLE